Proteins encoded by one window of Verrucomicrobiota bacterium:
- a CDS encoding aldehyde dehydrogenase: MPDLNPEVTKFLSTQPLPMFIAGRWTEAVSGETFETRDPGNGTVLARVAAGDVADVDAAVSAAQTAFRKSGWATMPVNDRAVILHRLADLIIKQQEVLAQIESLDVGKPRGQAAAFDVPHAAQTFRYYADLAVHTRRREPIAVSGFDAHTVRVPYGVCGFIFPWNFPFLLVGWGVAPALAAGNTVVIKPAEDTPLSTLYFAKLAEEAGVPPGVINVVTGFGETSGAALARHPGLKRMSFTGSPEVGRLIAEACGKNLVPVKLELGGKGAAVIFDDVNVDAVAEALAGAVTLNAGQVCCTATRWLVHEKIRDKFVEKATATLGGMKIGYGAEPDTNIGPVVSEKQRARVLGYLDKGVKAGAKLLLAGGRAEVKGHEQGYYVKPALLTGDPGNVCAREEIFGPVAYVMSFNDEDKVVELVNSSTYGLANSVWSNNLDRANRVAEQMVAGNSWINAHNLFAHGMPYAGCNLSGCGGGVLGPETLSDYLRNQTVARPLA, from the coding sequence ATGCCAGACCTGAATCCGGAAGTTACAAAATTCCTCTCCACCCAACCTCTCCCAATGTTCATCGCTGGGCGATGGACTGAGGCCGTCAGCGGAGAAACCTTCGAGACGCGTGATCCCGGCAACGGCACCGTCCTCGCCCGCGTGGCGGCCGGTGACGTTGCGGACGTGGACGCGGCGGTTTCCGCCGCGCAAACTGCCTTCCGAAAAAGCGGCTGGGCCACGATGCCGGTCAATGATCGGGCGGTGATTCTCCATCGCCTCGCTGACCTCATTATCAAACAGCAGGAAGTTCTCGCGCAAATCGAGTCGCTCGATGTCGGCAAGCCGCGCGGCCAGGCCGCCGCCTTCGACGTGCCGCACGCCGCGCAGACCTTCCGCTACTACGCCGACCTCGCCGTGCACACGCGTCGCCGCGAACCGATTGCCGTGTCCGGATTTGATGCGCACACGGTCCGGGTGCCTTATGGCGTCTGCGGATTTATTTTTCCCTGGAACTTTCCGTTCCTGCTCGTGGGCTGGGGCGTCGCCCCCGCGCTGGCCGCCGGTAATACCGTGGTCATCAAACCCGCCGAAGACACTCCGCTTTCCACGCTCTACTTCGCCAAACTGGCGGAAGAAGCCGGTGTGCCGCCGGGTGTCATCAATGTTGTCACCGGCTTCGGCGAAACTTCGGGTGCGGCGCTCGCGCGGCATCCGGGACTCAAACGCATGTCGTTCACCGGATCGCCGGAAGTGGGACGCCTCATCGCGGAAGCGTGCGGAAAAAATCTCGTGCCCGTGAAACTAGAGCTGGGCGGCAAAGGCGCAGCGGTGATTTTCGACGACGTGAACGTGGATGCCGTGGCCGAAGCGCTCGCGGGAGCGGTCACGCTCAATGCCGGGCAGGTTTGTTGCACCGCCACGCGCTGGCTGGTGCATGAAAAAATTCGCGACAAGTTTGTGGAAAAGGCCACAGCCACGCTCGGCGGGATGAAGATCGGTTATGGCGCAGAGCCGGACACGAACATCGGCCCGGTCGTCAGCGAGAAGCAACGCGCGCGGGTACTGGGCTATCTCGACAAAGGTGTGAAAGCCGGCGCGAAACTTCTGCTTGCGGGTGGACGCGCGGAAGTCAAGGGTCACGAGCAGGGTTATTACGTCAAGCCGGCGCTGCTGACCGGCGATCCCGGCAACGTCTGCGCGCGCGAAGAAATTTTCGGGCCGGTCGCCTACGTGATGTCGTTCAACGACGAGGACAAGGTTGTCGAACTGGTCAACAGTTCCACTTACGGCCTCGCCAACAGTGTTTGGAGCAACAACCTCGACCGCGCGAACCGTGTCGCAGAACAGATGGTGGCAGGCAACAGTTGGATCAACGCCCACAATCTTTTCGCGCACGGCATGCCTTACGCCGGCTGCAATCTGAGCGGATGCGGCGGCGGCGTTCTCGGACCGGAAACACTATCAGATTATCTCCGCAACCAAACCGTCGCGCGCCCGTTGGCGTGA
- a CDS encoding DUF2314 domain-containing protein has protein sequence MSDLMSFDGHDAELNAAIEEAQRRLPEFRRALQEDARRLIPTIEGALVKARFESICTGCAEHLWIEDAGFEGNKIVGTLSSVPQEIPEVSKGDWVSVSFESISDWVYRQGGRTFGGFTVRVMQRRGQQW, from the coding sequence ATGTCCGACTTAATGTCATTCGACGGTCATGATGCCGAATTGAATGCGGCAATCGAAGAAGCACAGCGACGTTTGCCAGAGTTCCGCCGCGCCCTTCAAGAAGACGCCCGTCGCTTGATACCCACCATCGAGGGCGCTCTCGTGAAAGCTCGTTTCGAGAGCATTTGTACAGGATGTGCCGAACACCTTTGGATCGAAGATGCAGGTTTCGAGGGCAACAAAATCGTTGGCACCTTATCGAGTGTTCCCCAGGAGATCCCGGAAGTCAGCAAAGGCGACTGGGTGTCTGTTTCTTTCGAGTCGATCTCTGATTGGGTTTATCGTCAGGGCGGTCGGACCTTTGGAGGATTTACTGTGCGAGTCATGCAGAGACGCGGCCAGCAGTGGTAG
- a CDS encoding ComF family protein translates to MRPLRSLTNDFAWRSFLKSWLDPGLHFFYPEVCQICGAGRATPAEGYVCARCWSGAGGVRFIKPPFCERCGLPYEGDITTAFECSNCREMELHFRSARSAVVAGGLVLEVIHRYKYQRALWFEPFLADLLAREAEPVLRQEKWDMIVPVPLHSAKKREREFNQAERLAARFSVATQIPVNDRLLKRVEPTRTQTRLTRPQRAANVRKAFAMRGGQELHGEKIVLLDDVLTTGATTSACAKVLLAAGAGEVCVWTVARGL, encoded by the coding sequence ATGCGACCACTCCGATCGTTGACGAATGATTTTGCGTGGCGCAGTTTCTTAAAATCATGGCTTGATCCGGGTCTGCATTTCTTTTATCCTGAGGTCTGTCAAATATGTGGCGCGGGTCGCGCGACGCCGGCGGAAGGATATGTCTGCGCGCGTTGCTGGTCCGGCGCCGGGGGAGTACGTTTCATCAAACCGCCATTTTGTGAACGCTGTGGATTGCCCTACGAAGGCGACATCACAACGGCATTTGAATGCAGCAATTGCCGGGAGATGGAACTGCATTTTCGCTCGGCGCGGTCGGCGGTGGTGGCGGGCGGGCTGGTCCTGGAGGTCATTCATCGTTACAAATATCAACGGGCGCTCTGGTTCGAACCCTTTCTGGCCGATTTGCTGGCGCGTGAGGCAGAACCGGTGCTGCGCCAGGAGAAGTGGGACATGATTGTGCCGGTGCCATTGCATTCCGCAAAGAAACGCGAGCGCGAATTCAACCAGGCCGAACGTCTGGCGGCGCGGTTCAGTGTCGCCACGCAGATTCCGGTGAACGATCGCCTGCTCAAACGGGTCGAACCCACGCGAACGCAGACCCGGCTCACGCGCCCGCAACGCGCCGCCAACGTGCGAAAAGCTTTTGCGATGCGTGGAGGTCAGGAATTGCACGGAGAGAAGATTGTGTTGCTGGACGATGTGTTGACGACTGGCGCGACCACCAGCGCATGTGCGAAAGTCTTATTGGCCGCGGGCGCAGGCGAAGTTTGTGTCTGGACAGTCGCCCGCGGGTTGTAG
- a CDS encoding type II secretion system protein — MNQVRMGHAKSAFTASARINPGLGDGGVGAGFTLIELLVVIAIIAILAGLLLPTLAKAKAKAQGIQCLSNLKQLQLGWLMYADDHNGRLVFNALDPNSPGWVKGILNFDGANPDNTNTVYLTDPQYAKLAPYTARTAGVYKCPADKSTVKVRGRIHPRVRSLSMSQAMNSPDDWLNGAHGSGLYPPGSRFTIFRKLADIHPMGHSKAFVLIDEHPDGINYGDFAVVYRDASEIQQTRIIDMPASTHNGAGGLSFADGHAEIHKWLDWRTRPPVLYSDSGWLTWTPNCPGNRDMIWLSERTTIREQ, encoded by the coding sequence ATGAATCAAGTTCGCATGGGGCACGCCAAAAGCGCTTTCACCGCCAGCGCGCGAATCAACCCTGGCTTGGGTGATGGCGGGGTCGGCGCCGGTTTTACCCTGATCGAACTCCTCGTTGTCATCGCCATCATTGCGATCCTGGCGGGCCTGCTGTTGCCCACGCTCGCCAAGGCCAAAGCCAAGGCGCAGGGCATCCAATGTCTGAGCAACCTGAAACAGTTGCAGCTCGGTTGGCTGATGTATGCCGATGATCATAATGGCCGCCTGGTGTTTAACGCGCTGGACCCCAATTCACCGGGTTGGGTCAAAGGCATTCTCAACTTTGATGGCGCGAACCCCGACAACACCAACACGGTTTATCTCACCGATCCTCAATATGCCAAACTGGCTCCCTACACCGCGCGAACGGCGGGCGTTTACAAGTGTCCGGCGGACAAGAGCACCGTGAAGGTTCGCGGGCGCATCCACCCGCGCGTGCGCAGTCTCAGCATGAGCCAGGCGATGAACTCGCCGGACGATTGGTTGAATGGCGCCCACGGCAGCGGCTTATATCCGCCGGGCAGCCGCTTCACCATCTTTCGAAAACTCGCGGACATCCATCCCATGGGACATTCCAAGGCCTTCGTTCTGATCGATGAACACCCTGACGGCATCAACTATGGCGACTTTGCGGTGGTCTATCGGGACGCTTCCGAGATCCAACAAACCCGGATCATTGACATGCCGGCCAGCACTCACAACGGAGCGGGCGGGCTTTCGTTCGCGGATGGTCATGCGGAGATTCACAAGTGGCTGGACTGGCGCACCCGGCCGCCGGTGCTTTACAGCGATAGTGGGTGGCTGACCTGGACTCCCAATTGCCCGGGCAACCGGGACATGATCTGGTTGTCGGAGCGAACCACGATTCGCGAGCAATAA
- the rhaT gene encoding L-rhamnose/proton symporter RhaT, translating to MIPNPPLGVLLHAIGGLMSAIFYLPYRKVKHWSWESYWIVGGVFSWIVAPWIIALLAVPNVLTTLSNAPAKSLFWSYFFGVLWGIGGAMFGLTVRYLGFALGTAMALGYCAAFGTLLPPIFNGQFLGVLQTTSGLVVMGGVAVCLLGIVISGFAGMAKERELPEQDKKASVKEFSFKKGVWVATVCGIMSACMSYGFAAGKPIAELAVTNGASDLWKNLPVLIIVLAGGFTTNVIWCFTLNLRNKTFGDYLNREVGVQASACSNDPDKLKLELQPKGVPLLANYLFCALAGTLWYLQFFFYGMGTTKMGRYDFSSWTLHMASIIIFGTLLGVFLAEWKGVSGRTHWMMRLGLVVLISSTVVIGYGNYLAKESSAPAVLPEHRSSGRESAHSSSAEIVQSGLTSAATVDTK from the coding sequence ATGATCCCAAATCCTCCACTCGGCGTTTTGCTCCATGCCATTGGCGGGCTGATGTCGGCGATTTTCTATTTGCCTTACCGCAAGGTGAAACATTGGTCGTGGGAAAGTTACTGGATTGTCGGCGGCGTGTTCAGTTGGATTGTTGCGCCGTGGATCATTGCCCTTCTCGCAGTGCCGAATGTCCTGACGACTTTGTCCAACGCTCCCGCGAAAAGTCTTTTCTGGAGTTATTTCTTCGGCGTGTTGTGGGGCATCGGCGGCGCGATGTTCGGCCTCACGGTGCGCTACCTCGGCTTTGCGCTCGGCACGGCGATGGCGCTCGGTTATTGCGCGGCTTTTGGCACCTTGCTGCCACCGATTTTCAACGGGCAATTTTTAGGCGTCCTCCAGACGACTTCCGGCCTGGTCGTCATGGGCGGTGTCGCGGTGTGTTTGTTGGGCATCGTCATCAGTGGTTTCGCGGGCATGGCCAAGGAACGCGAGCTACCGGAGCAGGACAAGAAGGCGAGCGTCAAGGAGTTCAGTTTCAAGAAAGGCGTCTGGGTGGCGACGGTCTGCGGCATCATGAGCGCCTGCATGTCCTATGGCTTTGCCGCGGGCAAACCCATCGCCGAACTCGCCGTGACCAATGGCGCGTCCGATCTGTGGAAAAACCTGCCCGTGCTCATCATCGTGCTCGCCGGCGGCTTCACGACCAACGTCATCTGGTGTTTTACATTGAACCTCCGCAATAAAACCTTCGGCGACTACCTCAATCGCGAGGTTGGAGTTCAAGCTTCAGCTTGTTCGAACGACCCCGACAAGCTAAAGCTTGAACTCCAACCCAAAGGCGTGCCGTTGCTCGCCAACTATCTTTTCTGCGCCCTTGCCGGAACGCTGTGGTATCTCCAGTTCTTCTTTTACGGCATGGGCACGACGAAGATGGGCCGATACGATTTCTCCAGTTGGACCTTGCACATGGCCAGCATCATCATTTTTGGAACGCTGCTAGGAGTTTTTCTTGCCGAGTGGAAGGGCGTCAGCGGGCGCACGCATTGGATGATGAGATTGGGTTTGGTCGTGCTGATTTCGTCCACCGTGGTCATCGGCTATGGGAATTATCTCGCGAAGGAGAGCTCAGCGCCAGCGGTGCTCCCTGAACATCGTAGCAGCGGACGTGAGTCCGCTCATTCTTCTTCCGCGGAAATAGTCCAGAGCGGACTCACGTCCGCGGCTACGGTCGATACCAAATGA
- a CDS encoding sodium/solute symporter (Members of the Solute:Sodium Symporter (SSS), TC 2.A.21 as described in tcdb.org, catalyze solute:Na+ symport. Known solutes for members of the family include sugars, amino acids, nucleosides, inositols, vitamins, urea or anions, depending on the system.), whose amino-acid sequence MTTPSTLLALAAIHPVDLAVIASYMVAITAIGILASRKQARTSSGYFLAARSLGWPMIGAALFATNISTVHLVGLASAGYSDGLVIGNFEWMATFCLILLGLVFAPFYFRNGISTLPEFLERRYSPGSRAFLAFMAVVAALFIHIGVSLYAGARIFEQFFQINVYWSILIISALTALYTVVGGLKAVVVTEAIQTVLLLLGAVLVTGFALAALPEKGIHSHADFVAALKLGQMKMLHPDGDLSWYAVLLGYPVLGIWYWCADQTIVQRVLGARSQTDAQLGPLFAGFIKILPVFTMVLPGVVGYVLFKDKIGDTPDQTLPVLIDQLIPTGLKGLIAAGLLAALMSTVAGALNSTSTLVSIDIVKRLRPATPDATLVKIGRITACVVMLLAIGWSTQGEKFGGIFKGLNAMIACLAPPITTVFLWGVFWPRGTARASLVTLIAGFIIGAVVFVLDFPAFGFRLFTTKLGLPFMLQAWWLFCLCSVVFVITSLLTRPPTEAQTRNLCWPNPLAALRAQQFAGSRDPRLAAVVLFVTMIVLYALFA is encoded by the coding sequence ATGACCACCCCGTCCACTCTGCTGGCGCTGGCGGCCATTCATCCCGTTGACCTGGCGGTGATCGCCAGCTACATGGTGGCGATCACGGCGATCGGCATCCTGGCGTCGCGCAAGCAAGCGCGCACGAGCAGCGGCTACTTTCTCGCCGCGCGTTCGCTGGGCTGGCCGATGATCGGCGCGGCGCTCTTCGCCACCAACATTTCCACGGTGCATCTCGTCGGCCTGGCCTCGGCCGGCTACAGCGATGGCCTCGTGATCGGCAACTTCGAGTGGATGGCGACGTTCTGCCTCATTCTGTTGGGGCTGGTGTTTGCGCCGTTCTACTTTCGCAACGGCATCTCGACGCTGCCGGAATTTCTGGAGCGCCGCTACAGTCCTGGCTCACGCGCGTTTCTGGCGTTCATGGCGGTGGTGGCGGCGCTGTTCATCCACATCGGTGTGAGCCTCTACGCCGGGGCGAGGATTTTTGAGCAGTTCTTTCAGATCAACGTGTATTGGTCCATCTTGATCATCTCCGCCCTGACTGCGCTTTACACGGTGGTGGGCGGGTTGAAGGCCGTGGTGGTCACCGAGGCGATCCAGACCGTGTTGCTGCTGTTGGGCGCTGTGCTTGTGACAGGGTTCGCGCTCGCGGCCTTGCCGGAAAAAGGCATTCACTCGCACGCCGACTTCGTGGCCGCCCTCAAGCTGGGGCAGATGAAGATGCTGCATCCCGACGGTGATCTCTCGTGGTATGCCGTGTTGCTCGGCTACCCGGTGTTGGGCATCTGGTATTGGTGCGCCGACCAGACGATCGTGCAACGCGTGCTGGGCGCGCGCAGTCAGACCGACGCCCAACTCGGCCCGCTCTTCGCCGGCTTTATCAAAATCCTGCCCGTGTTCACCATGGTGTTGCCGGGTGTGGTCGGTTACGTGCTGTTCAAGGACAAAATCGGCGACACGCCCGACCAGACGCTGCCGGTGCTGATTGACCAACTCATCCCCACCGGCCTGAAGGGTTTGATCGCCGCGGGTCTGCTGGCGGCGTTGATGAGCACCGTGGCCGGCGCATTGAACAGCACCAGCACGCTCGTGAGCATTGATATCGTGAAGCGCCTCCGGCCCGCGACGCCCGATGCGACGCTCGTGAAGATCGGCCGCATCACTGCCTGTGTGGTCATGCTGCTGGCGATTGGCTGGTCCACGCAGGGCGAGAAGTTCGGCGGCATTTTCAAGGGCCTGAACGCGATGATCGCCTGCCTCGCGCCGCCCATCACGACGGTGTTTTTGTGGGGCGTATTTTGGCCGCGCGGGACGGCGCGCGCCTCGCTCGTGACGCTGATTGCGGGATTCATCATTGGGGCCGTGGTGTTCGTGCTAGATTTTCCGGCGTTCGGTTTTCGGTTGTTCACGACGAAGCTGGGCCTGCCGTTCATGTTGCAGGCGTGGTGGCTGTTTTGTCTCTGTTCGGTTGTGTTCGTGATCACCAGCCTGTTGACGCGACCGCCAACGGAGGCGCAGACGAGGAATCTTTGCTGGCCAAATCCACTGGCCGCGCTGCGGGCTCAACAGTTCGCCGGGAGCCGTGATCCGCGCCTGGCGGCCGTCGTACTGTTCGTCACGATGATTGTGCTCTACGCGCTGTTCGCGTGA
- the rpsR gene encoding 30S ribosomal protein S18, producing the protein MPRKTNKEKTDNRGARGRTGMSEMRIQRPKPKIDFTVDALDFKNVNLLKQFVTDQGRILPRKYTGLPAHYQRQLNRSIKRARQMLLMK; encoded by the coding sequence ATGCCCCGCAAAACCAACAAGGAAAAAACCGACAATCGCGGCGCGCGTGGAAGGACCGGAATGTCCGAAATGCGGATCCAGCGTCCGAAGCCGAAAATCGATTTCACGGTGGATGCGCTGGACTTCAAGAACGTTAATTTGCTCAAACAATTTGTGACCGACCAGGGGCGGATTTTGCCCCGCAAATACACGGGTCTGCCCGCCCACTATCAACGCCAGCTCAATCGTTCCATCAAGCGCGCCCGGCAAATGCTGTTGATGAAATAG
- a CDS encoding endonuclease/exonuclease/phosphatase family protein, with translation MNPISPFWRAAIGLAAVLSCLSLSAAETIRVATYNVENYLDQPTASRTHSKTAEAKAKIREGICALKPDVLALQEIGGPSALQELRASLKTDGLDFHYWEHVTGFDTNIHVAVLSKFPFTARRPHTNDNFLLSGRRFRVSRGFAEVDIKVNPNYSFTLITAHLKSRRPVPEADEAELRLEEAKLLRENIDARLAANPNVNLIVLGDFNDNYNSKAIKTVIGRGKTALVDTRPAERNGDNQPNPTNPRYSPRNIGWTHYYGIEDTYSRIDYIMLSHGMAREWVTNETYVLTIPNWGVGSDHRPLVATFEAENK, from the coding sequence ATGAATCCAATTTCACCTTTTTGGCGCGCGGCCATCGGCTTGGCTGCTGTGCTTTCATGCCTTTCGCTGAGCGCGGCGGAAACCATCCGTGTCGCCACCTACAACGTCGAAAATTATCTCGATCAACCGACGGCCTCGCGAACTCACTCGAAAACCGCCGAAGCCAAAGCGAAAATCCGCGAAGGCATCTGTGCATTGAAACCCGACGTGCTGGCGTTGCAAGAAATAGGCGGCCCAAGCGCCTTGCAGGAGTTGCGCGCATCACTCAAGACCGATGGCTTGGACTTCCATTACTGGGAACACGTGACCGGCTTCGATACCAACATCCACGTGGCCGTGCTCAGCAAATTTCCGTTTACTGCGCGCCGTCCGCATACGAATGACAATTTCCTCTTGAGCGGGCGACGATTCCGCGTCAGTCGTGGCTTTGCGGAAGTGGATATCAAGGTGAATCCTAACTATTCCTTCACGCTTATCACCGCCCATCTCAAGTCGCGCCGGCCGGTGCCGGAGGCCGACGAAGCCGAACTGCGTTTGGAAGAAGCGAAACTGCTCCGCGAAAACATCGACGCCCGCCTGGCCGCCAATCCGAATGTGAACCTCATCGTCCTTGGCGACTTCAACGACAACTACAACAGCAAGGCGATTAAAACGGTGATTGGCCGGGGCAAAACTGCGCTGGTTGATACGCGGCCCGCCGAACGCAACGGTGACAACCAACCCAATCCGACCAACCCGCGCTATTCACCGCGCAACATTGGGTGGACTCATTATTACGGCATTGAAGACACATACAGTCGCATCGACTACATCATGCTCAGCCACGGCATGGCGCGGGAATGGGTGACGAACGAAACTTACGTGCTGACGATTCCGAATTGGGGTGTCGGCTCGGATCATCGACCGCTCGTGGCGACATTCGAGGCTGAGAACAAGTAG
- the rpmG gene encoding 50S ribosomal protein L33: protein MPREIITIECTEARKEGKSPSRYMTTRNKKLQTEKLEIKKYNPFLRRHTVHREIK from the coding sequence ATGCCCCGCGAAATCATCACGATCGAATGCACGGAGGCGCGCAAGGAAGGCAAATCGCCCTCCCGTTACATGACCACGCGCAACAAAAAGTTGCAGACCGAAAAACTGGAGATCAAGAAGTATAATCCTTTCCTCCGCCGCCACACGGTCCACCGCGAAATCAAATAA
- a CDS encoding TraR/DksA C4-type zinc finger protein gives MTTKKNIEKKSSGAHKPHRPAKAAANPQPATAAAILGFRTAKAVKKNGEVKIKPEWAKYYMHLLELRDQLRRQMDGLAEESAQEMAGYSLHMADSGTDNFDRDFALSLLSADQDAIYEIEEALKRIQKNTYGVCELTGKHIPKARLSAIPWARFTVEAQAQLEREGALRQRRLGSLGSVDSTGVVEVEEEEEAEEKPAKEKE, from the coding sequence GTGACAACAAAGAAAAATATCGAAAAGAAAAGTTCCGGCGCGCACAAGCCGCATCGTCCGGCGAAAGCGGCTGCCAACCCGCAGCCCGCCACCGCGGCGGCAATTCTTGGCTTTCGGACGGCCAAGGCCGTCAAGAAAAATGGCGAAGTGAAGATCAAGCCGGAGTGGGCCAAGTACTACATGCACTTGCTGGAACTGCGGGACCAGTTGCGCCGCCAGATGGACGGACTGGCTGAGGAATCGGCGCAGGAAATGGCTGGCTACAGTCTGCACATGGCCGACTCGGGCACGGACAATTTTGACCGCGATTTTGCGTTGAGCCTGCTCTCCGCCGACCAGGATGCCATTTATGAAATCGAAGAGGCACTGAAGCGGATTCAGAAGAACACGTACGGCGTTTGCGAACTGACCGGCAAACACATTCCCAAGGCGCGTTTGTCGGCGATTCCCTGGGCGCGCTTCACGGTGGAGGCCCAAGCCCAACTGGAACGGGAAGGCGCCTTGCGTCAAAGGCGTCTCGGCAGTCTCGGTTCGGTGGACAGCACCGGGGTGGTGGAAGTTGAGGAAGAGGAAGAGGCCGAGGAAAAACCAGCCAAGGAAAAGGAATAA
- a CDS encoding serine/threonine protein kinase, producing MSINAMSEIESAASPQPGPFGRFYLQELINSGGMADIWLATDSKGKAFALRRLHHRLRFNFLARKRFLRGCEVLSKIHNHDRVIGYFEHGKIEGTPYLLMEYVEGANLKELYANHDPVLLENVAQILIDMAVGLEHVHDSGFMHLDFKPENVLITRNATVRLVDFDLAKPIPKEPKKMSKNPGTPAYMAPEQLQRQPIDHRVDIFAFGVAAYELLTNNKPFAGETPAEILRKQLDRSDFVVPRQYNPELPANLEKVVLKCLEHDPLKRYPFMSLLMHDLKTALYV from the coding sequence ATGTCGATCAACGCAATGAGTGAAATCGAATCCGCCGCATCGCCTCAACCCGGACCCTTTGGCCGGTTCTATTTGCAGGAACTGATCAACAGCGGCGGCATGGCGGACATCTGGCTGGCCACCGACTCGAAGGGAAAAGCGTTCGCGCTCCGCCGGCTGCATCACCGGTTGCGCTTTAATTTTCTGGCGCGGAAACGATTTCTGCGCGGTTGCGAAGTTCTCTCCAAAATCCACAACCACGATCGCGTGATCGGTTATTTCGAGCACGGCAAGATTGAAGGCACGCCCTACCTGCTCATGGAATACGTGGAAGGGGCGAACCTGAAGGAGCTTTATGCGAACCACGATCCTGTGCTGTTGGAAAACGTCGCGCAAATATTGATCGACATGGCGGTGGGACTGGAGCACGTGCATGACAGCGGCTTCATGCACCTCGATTTCAAACCGGAGAACGTGCTCATCACGCGCAACGCCACGGTGCGATTGGTTGATTTCGATCTCGCCAAGCCAATTCCCAAGGAGCCGAAGAAGATGTCCAAGAATCCTGGCACACCGGCCTACATGGCACCGGAACAATTGCAACGGCAGCCTATCGATCATCGAGTGGATATTTTCGCCTTTGGCGTCGCCGCCTATGAACTGCTGACCAACAACAAACCGTTTGCCGGCGAAACACCGGCGGAAATTTTGCGCAAACAACTGGATCGCTCAGACTTTGTCGTGCCGCGCCAATACAATCCCGAGTTGCCGGCGAACTTGGAGAAGGTGGTTTTGAAATGTCTGGAGCACGACCCGCTCAAACGTTATCCGTTCATGAGCCTGCTGATGCATGATTTGAAAACGGCGCTGTATGTGTGA
- a CDS encoding GTP cyclohydrolase I FolE2, protein MQRISRSASPARLSRAQGNGQLKMQDKQNERDHRELPVDKVGVRGLRFPIQIRDKARVLQNTIATIGMYVDLPKEFKGTHMSRFIEVLNAHGSVVHVENIEDILYAMQKKLKSATAHLEMEFPFFLVKKAPVSGMESVMDYTARFDATACGKEIDFVLTVKTAVTTLCPCSKAISARGAHNQRGEVTVQIRSKKAIWIEDLIALVESSASSELYSLLKRQDEKFVTERAYDNPVFVEDLVRNVVLKLNTHPDVTWYKVEAENHESIHSHNAYACIEKG, encoded by the coding sequence ATGCAAAGAATCTCCAGGTCAGCGAGTCCGGCACGCCTTAGCAGGGCGCAGGGAAACGGGCAGTTGAAGATGCAGGATAAGCAGAACGAGCGCGATCACCGCGAATTGCCGGTTGACAAGGTGGGCGTGCGGGGCTTGCGCTTTCCCATTCAAATCCGGGACAAGGCGCGCGTGTTGCAGAACACCATCGCCACCATCGGCATGTATGTGGATTTGCCCAAGGAGTTCAAAGGGACGCACATGAGCCGGTTCATCGAAGTGCTCAACGCCCACGGTAGCGTGGTGCACGTGGAGAACATCGAGGACATTCTTTACGCCATGCAGAAGAAATTGAAATCTGCGACGGCCCATCTGGAAATGGAGTTCCCGTTTTTTCTGGTCAAGAAAGCCCCGGTCAGCGGCATGGAGAGCGTGATGGATTACACCGCGCGGTTCGATGCGACGGCGTGCGGGAAAGAAATTGATTTTGTGCTGACGGTGAAAACGGCCGTAACCACGCTGTGTCCCTGTTCCAAGGCGATCAGTGCTCGCGGCGCACACAACCAGCGCGGCGAAGTAACCGTGCAAATCCGGTCCAAGAAAGCCATCTGGATTGAGGATTTGATCGCGCTGGTGGAAAGTTCGGCCAGTTCCGAGCTGTATTCGTTGCTCAAGCGTCAGGATGAGAAGTTTGTCACCGAACGGGCCTATGACAACCCTGTGTTTGTGGAGGACCTGGTGCGCAACGTCGTGCTCAAGCTCAACACGCATCCCGACGTGACCTGGTATAAAGTGGAGGCGGAAAACCATGAAAGCATCCACAGTCACAACGCCTACGCCTGTATCGAAAAAGGATAG